The following are from one region of the Entelurus aequoreus isolate RoL-2023_Sb linkage group LG17, RoL_Eaeq_v1.1, whole genome shotgun sequence genome:
- the LOC133632426 gene encoding zinc finger protein OZF-like, with translation MDDYCYAKMATSAKREHERESAPPTENNLQSEDEDVQQLIGNTEEVSPQLGGSSTLKQETPQPPCIKKEEEELCITQEGECLLGREEADYTKFPLSILSVKTEDDEEKPQVDNLLAPLSDSEAEDEVEETLSSDTDCEGDMRTHTDNKHSERSTKKRGKKCFSCSVCAKSFSVNGMLTRHMRMHTGEKPFKCSVCGKSFSRNYRLTRHMRTHTGKKTIHCSVCGKIFSRNNHMTQHMRTHTGKKTINCSVCGKIFSQNCRLTQHMRTHTGENPFNCSICGNTFSLKSRLTQHMRTHTGENPFNCSICGKTCSLKNRLNKHMRTHTGEKPFSCSVCGKSFSVNSQVTKHMKTHTGEKTFSCSVCGKRFAYNSAAVKHMRTHKGK, from the exons atggacgactactgctatgctaagatggcgacgtccgctaaaagagaacatgaaagagaatcagcgccaccaacggagaacaatctgcaaagcgaagatgaag acgtccagcagctgatcggtaatacagaagaagtttcccctcagttaggggggagctctactttgaagcaggagactccacaaccaccctgcattaaaaaggaagaggaggaactctgcatcactcaggagggagagtgtcttctaggacgagaggaagctgattacaccaagtttccactgagtattctctctgtgaagactgaagatgatgaagagaaaccacaagtagacaacctcttagctccactatcagatagtgaggctgaagatgaGGTTGAAgaaactttgagcagcgatacagactgtgaaggtgatatgaggactcacactgacaacaaacactcagaACGCTccacaaagaagagaggtaaaaaatgtttcagctgctcagtttgtgctaaaagcttTTCTGTAAATGGCatgttgactcgacacatgagaatgcACACGGGTGAAAAACCATtcaagtgttcagtttgtggcaaaagcttttctcgaaattaccgtttgactcgacacatgagaacacatacgggtaaaaaaacaattcattgttcagtttgtggcaaaatctTTTCTCGAAATAACCATATGACtcagcacatgagaacacacacaggtaaaaaaacaattaattgttcagtttgtggcaaaatctTTTCTCAAAATTgccgtttgactcaacacatgagaacacacacaggtgaaaacccATTTAACTGTTCAATTTGTGGTAACACATTTTCTTTAAAGAgccgtttgactcaacacatgagaacacatacaggtGAAAACCCATTTAACTGTTCAATTTGTGGTAAAACCTGTTCTTTAAAGAACCGTTTgaataaacacatgagaacacacacaggtgaaaaaccatttagttgttcagtttgtggcaaaagcttttctgttaacaGCCAAGTGactaaacacatgaaaacacacactggagaaaaaacatttagttgttcagtttgtggtaaaaggttTGCATATAATTCAGCCGCTgtaaaacacatgagaacacacaagggaaaataa
- the LOC133632368 gene encoding oocyte zinc finger protein XlCOF6-like isoform X1, with translation MDDYCYAKMATSAKREHERESAPPTENNLKSEDEDIQQLIGNPEEVSPQLGGCSTLKQETPQPPCIKKEEEELWIAQEGECLLGREEADYTKFPLSILSVKTEDGEEKPQVDNFITPLPDSEVEKPLISYTECEGDMRTHTDNKHSECSKKKTDVQQLIGHPEEVSPQLGGSSTLKQETPQPPCIKKEEEELCITQEGECLLGREEADYTKFPLSIFSVKTEDDEEKPQVDNLLAPLSDSEAEDEVEEPLSSDTDCEGDMRTHTDNKHSECSTKKRGKTCLSCPVCAENFTKKSHLTQHMRTHTGEKLFKCSFCGKSFSQNSHLTRHMGTHTGEKPFNCSVCSESFSQNSHLTRHMRTHTGEKPFNCSVCGENFSQNSHLTEHMRTHTGEKPFNCSICGKNYSLQSTLTEHMRTHTGENTCNCSVCGKGFSVKRNLNQHMRTHTGEKPFICSVCGKSFSVKRNLTQHMRTHTGEKPFKCSVCGKIFSRNTSLTEHMRTHTGEKPYKCSDCSKSYSVKSKLTQHTRTHTGEKPFNCSICSKNYSSQSTLTEHMRTHTGENTFICSVCGKSFFVKRNLTQHMRTHTGEKPFICSVCGKSFSVKSSLIEHMRTHTGEKPFSCSVCGKSYSGKTTLIEHMRTHTGEKPYHCSVCGKRFSIKNKLTQHMRTHTGLRPFKCSVCSKSFPHNGSLWRHMRTHAGEKTFSCSVCCKRFPHNADAVRHSRTHKGT, from the exons acatccagcagctgatcggtaatccagaagaagtttcccctcagttaggggggtgctccactttgaagcaggagactccacaaccaccctgcattaaaaaggaagaggaggaactctggatcgctcaggagggagagtgtcttctaggacgagaggaagctgattacaccaagtttccactgagtattctctctgtgaagactgaagatggtgaagagaaaccacaagtagacaacttcATAACTCCACTACCAGATAGTGAGGTTGAAAAACCTTTGATCAGCTATACAGaatgtgaaggtgatatgaggactcacactgacaacaagcactctgaatgctctaaaaAGAAGACTG acgtccagcagctgattggtcatccagaagaagtttcccctcagttaggggggagctccactttgaagcaggagactccacaaccaccctgcattaaaaaggaagaggaggaactctgcatcactcaggagggagagtgtcttctaggacgagaggaagctgattacaccaagtttccactgagtattttctctgtgaagactgaagatgatgaagagaaaccacaagtagacaacctcttagctccactatcagatagtgaggctgaagacgaggttgaagaacctttgagcagcgatacagactgtgaaggtgatatgaggactcacactgacaacaaacactctgaatgctctacaaagaagagaggtaaaacatgtttgagctgcccagtttgtgctgaaaattttactaaaaagagccatttgactcaacacatgagaacacacacaggagaaaaattaTTTAAGTGTTcattttgtggcaaaagcttttctcaaaatagccatttgactcgacacatgggaacacacacaggagaaaaaccatttaattgttcagtttgtagcgaaagcttttctcaaaatagccatttgactcgacacatgagaacacacacaggagaaaaaccatttaattgttcagtttgtggtgaaaacttttctcaaaatagccatttgactgaacacatgagaacacacacaggtgaaaaaccatttaactgttcgATTTGTGGTAAAAACTATTCTCTTCAGAGcactttgactgaacacatgagaacacacacaggtgaaaatacatgtaattgttcagtttgtggcaaaggcttttctgttaagaggaatttgaatcaacacatgagaacacacacgggtgaaaaaccatttatttgttcagtttgtggcaaaagcttttctgttaagaggaatttgactcaacacatgagaacacacacaggtgaaaaaccatttaagtgttcagtttgtggcaaaatctTTTCTCGAAATACctctttgactgaacacatgcgaacacacacaggtgaaaaaccttaTAAGTGTTCAGATTGTAGCAAAAGCTATTCTGTTAAGAGCAAATTGACtcaacacacaagaacacacacaggtgaaaaaccatttaactgttcgATTTGTAGTAAAAACTATTCTTCTCAGAGcactttgactgaacacatgagaacacacacaggtgaaaatacatttatttgttcagtttgtggcaaaagcttttttgttaagaggaatttgactcaacacatgagaacacacacaggtgaaaaaccatttatttgttcagtttgtggcaaaagcttttctgttaagagcaGTTTGATTGAACACATGAGAacccacacaggtgaaaaaccatttagttgttcagtttgtggcaaaagttaTTCTGGTAAGACCACCTTGATTGAACACATGAGAacccacacaggtgaaaaaccatatcattgttcagtttgtggcaaacgcTTTTCTATTAAGAACaaattgactcaacacatgagaacacacactggactaagaccatttaagtgttcagtttgtagtAAAAGCTTTCCTCATAACGGCTCTTTgtggcgacacatgagaacacacgctggagaaaaaacatttagttgttcagtgtgctgtaaaaggttcccacataatgcagacgcagtaaGACACTCAAGAACACACAAAGGGAcataa